A genomic region of Halomonas aestuarii contains the following coding sequences:
- a CDS encoding dienelactone hydrolase family protein, whose amino-acid sequence MTEHDLEIQTSGVALEGNLLMPEAPAGIVVFAHGSGSSRFSLRNRRVARHLAEQGLATLLFDLLTAEESLIDERTRALRFDIPLIGSRMSGAVAWVAEAPQTRGLGIGLFGASTGAAAALIAAAEQPARVQAVVSRGGRPDLAGEALARVRAPTLLLVGGDDTQVIQLNEQAMARMCCPRELLIVPGATHLFEEPGTLERVEAHAARWFLDRLGPAG is encoded by the coding sequence ATGACCGAGCATGATCTCGAGATCCAGACGTCCGGTGTCGCCCTGGAGGGCAACCTGCTGATGCCCGAGGCCCCGGCGGGCATCGTGGTGTTCGCCCACGGCAGCGGCAGCAGCCGCTTCAGCCTCCGCAACCGCCGGGTGGCACGCCACCTGGCCGAACAGGGCCTGGCGACCCTGCTGTTCGACCTGTTGACGGCGGAAGAGAGCCTGATCGACGAGCGCACCCGGGCGCTGCGCTTCGACATCCCGCTGATCGGGTCGCGGATGAGCGGCGCGGTGGCCTGGGTCGCCGAGGCGCCCCAGACCCGGGGGCTCGGGATCGGCCTGTTCGGGGCCAGCACCGGGGCCGCGGCGGCCCTCATCGCGGCGGCCGAGCAACCGGCGCGGGTGCAGGCCGTGGTGTCGAGAGGCGGGCGACCCGACCTCGCCGGGGAGGCCCTGGCGCGGGTGAGGGCGCCGACCCTGCTGCTGGTCGGGGGCGATGACACCCAGGTCATCCAGCTCAACGAGCAGGCCATGGCGCGCATGTGCTGTCCTCGCGAGCTGCTCATCGTGCCCGGCGCCACCCACCTCTTCGAGGAGCCCGGCACCCTGGAACGGGTCGAGGCCCATGCCGCGCGGTGGTTTCTCGATCGCCTCGGACCCGCCGGCTAG